A genome region from Anopheles stephensi strain Indian chromosome 2, UCI_ANSTEP_V1.0, whole genome shotgun sequence includes the following:
- the LOC118505783 gene encoding zinc finger protein 420 isoform X3 — translation MCAAQTNAPTSFNYAWGFQENQRSDSVVEISPNINYTVGDGTGAMPYLQLPDGASILLKDGKGAISHAGSKGVRRMILVNDASAALPQGTQRIITTGGTATAVTTGHAKKHEVITQPNTTTTLANGQIDTKTKAILTTSGASAFMSPIGPIQLTAEECNDILMKRAAAAVAANNQHAITNNNDGQHTSISVQVQKVIQGLEEGDDSQATTSNHQMKIEPTLSISPKLEAVEMDYNEYVQQEATTPTPNVVPKERPYSCEQCGKSFLLKHHLTTHARVHTVGERPHVCVHCGKDFAHKHCLNTHLLLHSTERPYQCQECKKSFTLKHHLLTHSRVHSRERPFVCDQCGRSFPLKRHLVTHSKFHAGERPYVCADCGESFAQDEHLVMHSRFHGSVNPFHCRDCGATFPRKFQLVNHGKIHGRVPHSCTLCGKEFLQKRTLAAHMRIHTGDQPFPCIACGEGFRTKSELNAHNRHTHSGVNPNASNTTIITTNSVVTSNAQQQQAQAQAQQQQQQHQQQHIEVKQIQHYQGQQQQVQDVSNGNIITTIAATGQGSPETSAKPQYACRECGSAFNSREALALHLRLHTGDKSLMTDLCALTAAIPGHLFPAVNQELKVEYPMVGGGNAVNGDTIMATNPVIQNSSFPVQIITSSGQVVQQLQPQSPPQQHQQQLQQQAQVVQQHQTQTVVQQQQTQQQQLQHQQQQQQQQQQQQQQQQQHQQQQQQTVVVAQNKPKSHYCTHCGKGFAAKHGLMLHNRRHPNGGCTVRTHVCECGKAFFQKNHLMLHQRQHLEQNQRTGGGVAGGAGAAGQAGQQQQQQASAGQQQLVVIQATNQESMVQQQQQQQQAAVAAQQQQAAAAAAAQQQHQLQQQQAQQQAVAVQQQQAQQQAQQQAQQQQNQNNQHAMRNLVIANQPVQVLEGNTTQVIKYEIIHDTSRQSNVE, via the exons ATGTGTGCCGCGCAGACAAATGCTCCGACCAGCTTTAATTACGCGTGGGGCTTTCAGGAGAACCAGCGGTCCGACTCGGTGGTGGAGATCAGCCCAAACATTAACTACACTGTCGGCGATGGAACAGGCGCG ATGCCATACTTGCAGCTTCCGGACGGGGCTAGCATTTTGCTGAAGGATGGAAAGGGTGCGATCTCGCACGCCGGCAGCAAAGGCGTCCGTCGCATGATCCTCGTCAACGATGCATCCGCGGCGCTGCCCCAAGGAACGCAACG GATAATTACTACCGGTGGTACTGCGACAGCCGTCACTACCGGCCATGCGAAGAAACACGAAGTTATAA CTCAACCGAATACTACTACCACTCTAGCAAATGGCCAGATTGACACGAAGACGAAGGCGATCCTCACGACGAGCGGGGCCAGTGCGTTCATGTCACCGATCGGACCGATACAGCTGACGGCAGAGGAGTGCAACGATATACTGATGAAGCGGGCGGCCGCTGCAGTTGCTGCCAACAATCAGCATGccatcaccaacaacaacgatGGCCAGCATACCT CGATTTCAGTTCAGGTGCAGAAAGTGATTCAAGGGCTGGAGGAGGGCGACGATTCACAGGCCACCACCTCCAACCACCAGATGAAGATTGAACCGACGCTAAGCATTTCGCCAAAGCTGGAAGCGGTAGAAATGGATTAT AACGAGTACGTCCAGCAGGAAGCAACCACCCCGACACCGAACGTGGTCCCGAAGGAGCGTCCGTACTCGTGCGAACAGTGCGGAAAATCGTTCCTGCTGAAGCATCATCTGACCACCCATGCCAGGGTGCACACCG TAGGTGAACGGCCGCACGTATGCGTCCACTGTGGCAAAGACTTTGCCCACAAGCACTGTCTGAACAcgcatctgctgctgcactcGACCGAGCGCCCGTACCAGTGTCAGGAGTGCAAGAAGAGCTTCACCCTGAAGCACCATCTGCTCACACACTCGCGGGTACACTCGCGCGAACGGCCGTTCGTGTGCGATCAGTGCGGTCGATCGTTCCCGCTGAAGCGCCATCTGGTGACGCACAGCAAGTTCCACGCGGGCGAGCGCCCGTACGTGTGTGCAGACTGTGGGGAAAGCTTTGCCCAGGACGAACATCTGGTAATGCACTCCCGGTTCCATGGTTCGGTGAATCCGTTCCACTGCCGCGATTGTGGTGCTACGTTCCCGCGCAAGTTCCAGCTGGTGAACCACGGCAAGATACACGGCCGTGTACCGCACTCGTGCACGCTCTGTGGCAAAGAGTTCCTGCAGAAGCGCACCCTAGCGGCACACATGAG AATCCATACCGGCGATCAGCCATTCCCTTGCATTGCTTGCGGCGAAGGGTTCCGCACGAAGTCGGAGCTGAACGCGCACAACCGTCACACGCACAGTGGTGTCAACCCGAACGCGtccaacaccaccatcatcacgacCAACTCGGTTGTGACGTCGAAcgctcagcagcaacaggcaCAGGCAcaggcacagcagcagcaacagcagcaccagcagcagcacatcgaGGTGAAACAGATCCAGCACTATCAgggtcaacagcagcaggtgcAGGATGTGTCGAACGGGAACATCATCACGACGATTGCTGCTACCGGTCAAGGGTCGCCCGAAACATCGGCAAAGCCACAGTACGCTTGCCGCGAGTGTGGCAGCGCGTTCAACAGTCGGGAAGCGTTGGCACTGCATTTGCGTCTGCATACCGGCGACAAGAGTCTCATGACCGATCTGTGCGCACTGACCGCGGCAATACCGGGCCACTTGTTCCCGGCCGTCAATCAAG AGCTGAAAGTAGAGTACCCGATGGTTGGCGGTGGCAACGCGGTGAACGGCGATACGATCATGGCGACAAACCCCGTAATACAGAACTCTTCCTTTCCAGTACAAATAATTACCTCCTCGGGTCAGGTggtgcagcagctgcaacCTCAAAGCCCTccccagcagcaccagcagcaactgcaacaacaGGCACAGGTGGTGCAACAACATCAGACCCAAACCGTggtacagcagcaacaaacccagcagcaacagcttcagcaccagcagcagcagcaacaacagcagcagcagcaacagcaacaacaacagcaacaccagcaacagcagcaacaaaccgTTGTCGTGGCACAGAACAAACCCAAATCCCACTACTGCACCCACTGCGGCAAGGGATTCGCGGCCAAGCACGGGCTAATGTTGCACAACCGTCGTCACCCGAACGGGGGCTGTACCGTACGGACGCACGTGTGCGAGTGCGGTAAGGCCTTCTTCCAGAAGAACCACCTGATGCTGCACCAGCGTCAGCATCTGGAGCAGAATCAACGCACCGGCGGTGGGGTCGCGGGTGGTGCGGGTGCCGCCGGTCAGGctggtcagcagcagcagcagcaagcgtccgccggtcagcagcagctggttGTG ATTCAAGCCACCAACCAGGAATCGAtggtgcagcaacagcagcagcagcaacaggcaGCCGTTGCCgctcagcaacagcaagcggCGGCTGCAGCCGCTgcccagcaacagcatcagctgcaacaacagcaggcCCAGCAGCAAGCGGTAgcggtacagcagcagcaggctcaGCAGCAGGCACAACAGcaagcacagcagcagcagaaccagAACAATCAGCATGCGATGCGCAATCTGGTGATTGCGAACCAGCCC GTGCAGGTCCTGGAAGGTAACACGACCCAGGTAATCAAGTACGAGATCATTCACGACACGTCACGCCAGTCGAACGTTGAGTGA
- the LOC118505783 gene encoding zinc finger protein 420 isoform X6 translates to MCAAQTNAPTSFNYAWGFQENQRSDSVVEISPNINYTVGDGTGALPDGASILLKDGKGAISHAGSKGVRRMILVNDASAALPQGTQRIITTGGTATAVTTGHAKKHEVITNGQIDTKTKAILTTSGASAFMSPIGPIQLTAEECNDILMKRAAAAVAANNQHAITNNNDGQHTSISVQVQKVIQGLEEGDDSQATTSNHQMKIEPTLSISPKLEAVEMDYNEYVQQEATTPTPNVVPKERPYSCEQCGKSFLLKHHLTTHARVHTVGERPHVCVHCGKDFAHKHCLNTHLLLHSTERPYQCQECKKSFTLKHHLLTHSRVHSRERPFVCDQCGRSFPLKRHLVTHSKFHAGERPYVCADCGESFAQDEHLVMHSRFHGSVNPFHCRDCGATFPRKFQLVNHGKIHGRVPHSCTLCGKEFLQKRTLAAHMRIHTGDQPFPCIACGEGFRTKSELNAHNRHTHSGVNPNASNTTIITTNSVVTSNAQQQQAQAQAQQQQQQHQQQHIEVKQIQHYQGQQQQVQDVSNGNIITTIAATGQGSPETSAKPQYACRECGSAFNSREALALHLRLHTGDKSLMTDLCALTAAIPGHLFPAVNQELKVEYPMVGGGNAVNGDTIMATNPVIQNSSFPVQIITSSGQVVQQLQPQSPPQQHQQQLQQQAQVVQQHQTQTVVQQQQTQQQQLQHQQQQQQQQQQQQQQQQQHQQQQQQTVVVAQNKPKSHYCTHCGKGFAAKHGLMLHNRRHPNGGCTVRTHVCECGKAFFQKNHLMLHQRQHLEQNQRTGGGVAGGAGAAGQAGQQQQQQASAGQQQLVVIQATNQESMVQQQQQQQQAAVAAQQQQAAAAAAAQQQHQLQQQQAQQQAVAVQQQQAQQQAQQQAQQQQNQNNQHAMRNLVIANQPVQVQVLEGNTTQVIKYEIIHDTSRQSNVE, encoded by the exons ATGTGTGCCGCGCAGACAAATGCTCCGACCAGCTTTAATTACGCGTGGGGCTTTCAGGAGAACCAGCGGTCCGACTCGGTGGTGGAGATCAGCCCAAACATTAACTACACTGTCGGCGATGGAACAGGCGCG CTTCCGGACGGGGCTAGCATTTTGCTGAAGGATGGAAAGGGTGCGATCTCGCACGCCGGCAGCAAAGGCGTCCGTCGCATGATCCTCGTCAACGATGCATCCGCGGCGCTGCCCCAAGGAACGCAACG GATAATTACTACCGGTGGTACTGCGACAGCCGTCACTACCGGCCATGCGAAGAAACACGAAGTTATAA CAAATGGCCAGATTGACACGAAGACGAAGGCGATCCTCACGACGAGCGGGGCCAGTGCGTTCATGTCACCGATCGGACCGATACAGCTGACGGCAGAGGAGTGCAACGATATACTGATGAAGCGGGCGGCCGCTGCAGTTGCTGCCAACAATCAGCATGccatcaccaacaacaacgatGGCCAGCATACCT CGATTTCAGTTCAGGTGCAGAAAGTGATTCAAGGGCTGGAGGAGGGCGACGATTCACAGGCCACCACCTCCAACCACCAGATGAAGATTGAACCGACGCTAAGCATTTCGCCAAAGCTGGAAGCGGTAGAAATGGATTAT AACGAGTACGTCCAGCAGGAAGCAACCACCCCGACACCGAACGTGGTCCCGAAGGAGCGTCCGTACTCGTGCGAACAGTGCGGAAAATCGTTCCTGCTGAAGCATCATCTGACCACCCATGCCAGGGTGCACACCG TAGGTGAACGGCCGCACGTATGCGTCCACTGTGGCAAAGACTTTGCCCACAAGCACTGTCTGAACAcgcatctgctgctgcactcGACCGAGCGCCCGTACCAGTGTCAGGAGTGCAAGAAGAGCTTCACCCTGAAGCACCATCTGCTCACACACTCGCGGGTACACTCGCGCGAACGGCCGTTCGTGTGCGATCAGTGCGGTCGATCGTTCCCGCTGAAGCGCCATCTGGTGACGCACAGCAAGTTCCACGCGGGCGAGCGCCCGTACGTGTGTGCAGACTGTGGGGAAAGCTTTGCCCAGGACGAACATCTGGTAATGCACTCCCGGTTCCATGGTTCGGTGAATCCGTTCCACTGCCGCGATTGTGGTGCTACGTTCCCGCGCAAGTTCCAGCTGGTGAACCACGGCAAGATACACGGCCGTGTACCGCACTCGTGCACGCTCTGTGGCAAAGAGTTCCTGCAGAAGCGCACCCTAGCGGCACACATGAG AATCCATACCGGCGATCAGCCATTCCCTTGCATTGCTTGCGGCGAAGGGTTCCGCACGAAGTCGGAGCTGAACGCGCACAACCGTCACACGCACAGTGGTGTCAACCCGAACGCGtccaacaccaccatcatcacgacCAACTCGGTTGTGACGTCGAAcgctcagcagcaacaggcaCAGGCAcaggcacagcagcagcaacagcagcaccagcagcagcacatcgaGGTGAAACAGATCCAGCACTATCAgggtcaacagcagcaggtgcAGGATGTGTCGAACGGGAACATCATCACGACGATTGCTGCTACCGGTCAAGGGTCGCCCGAAACATCGGCAAAGCCACAGTACGCTTGCCGCGAGTGTGGCAGCGCGTTCAACAGTCGGGAAGCGTTGGCACTGCATTTGCGTCTGCATACCGGCGACAAGAGTCTCATGACCGATCTGTGCGCACTGACCGCGGCAATACCGGGCCACTTGTTCCCGGCCGTCAATCAAG AGCTGAAAGTAGAGTACCCGATGGTTGGCGGTGGCAACGCGGTGAACGGCGATACGATCATGGCGACAAACCCCGTAATACAGAACTCTTCCTTTCCAGTACAAATAATTACCTCCTCGGGTCAGGTggtgcagcagctgcaacCTCAAAGCCCTccccagcagcaccagcagcaactgcaacaacaGGCACAGGTGGTGCAACAACATCAGACCCAAACCGTggtacagcagcaacaaacccagcagcaacagcttcagcaccagcagcagcagcaacaacagcagcagcagcaacagcaacaacaacagcaacaccagcaacagcagcaacaaaccgTTGTCGTGGCACAGAACAAACCCAAATCCCACTACTGCACCCACTGCGGCAAGGGATTCGCGGCCAAGCACGGGCTAATGTTGCACAACCGTCGTCACCCGAACGGGGGCTGTACCGTACGGACGCACGTGTGCGAGTGCGGTAAGGCCTTCTTCCAGAAGAACCACCTGATGCTGCACCAGCGTCAGCATCTGGAGCAGAATCAACGCACCGGCGGTGGGGTCGCGGGTGGTGCGGGTGCCGCCGGTCAGGctggtcagcagcagcagcagcaagcgtccgccggtcagcagcagctggttGTG ATTCAAGCCACCAACCAGGAATCGAtggtgcagcaacagcagcagcagcaacaggcaGCCGTTGCCgctcagcaacagcaagcggCGGCTGCAGCCGCTgcccagcaacagcatcagctgcaacaacagcaggcCCAGCAGCAAGCGGTAgcggtacagcagcagcaggctcaGCAGCAGGCACAACAGcaagcacagcagcagcagaaccagAACAATCAGCATGCGATGCGCAATCTGGTGATTGCGAACCAGCCCGTGCAG GTGCAGGTCCTGGAAGGTAACACGACCCAGGTAATCAAGTACGAGATCATTCACGACACGTCACGCCAGTCGAACGTTGAGTGA
- the LOC118505783 gene encoding zinc finger protein 189 isoform X9, whose translation MCAAQTNAPTSFNYAWGFQENQRSDSVVEISPNINYTVGDGTGAMPYLQLPDGASILLKDGKGAISHAGSKGVRRMILVNDASAALPQGTQRIITTGGTATAVTTGHAKKHEVITNGQIDTKTKAILTTSGASAFMSPIGPIQLTAEECNDILMKRAAAAVAANNQHAITNNNDGQHTSISVQVQKVIQGLEEGDDSQATTSNHQMKIEPTLSISPKLEAVEMDYNEYVQQEATTPTPNVVPKERPYSCEQCGKSFLLKHHLTTHARVHTGERPHVCVHCGKDFAHKHCLNTHLLLHSTERPYQCQECKKSFTLKHHLLTHSRVHSRERPFVCDQCGRSFPLKRHLVTHSKFHAGERPYVCADCGESFAQDEHLVMHSRFHGSVNPFHCRDCGATFPRKFQLVNHGKIHGRVPHSCTLCGKEFLQKRTLAAHMRIHTGDQPFPCIACGEGFRTKSELNAHNRHTHSGVNPNASNTTIITTNSVVTSNAQQQQAQAQAQQQQQQHQQQHIEVKQIQHYQGQQQQVQDVSNGNIITTIAATGQGSPETSAKPQYACRECGSAFNSREALALHLRLHTGDKSLMTDLCALTAAIPGHLFPAVNQVQIITSSGQVVQQLQPQSPPQQHQQQLQQQAQVVQQHQTQTVVQQQQTQQQQLQHQQQQQQQQQQQQQQQQQHQQQQQQTVVVAQNKPKSHYCTHCGKGFAAKHGLMLHNRRHPNGGCTVRTHVCECGKAFFQKNHLMLHQRQHLEQNQRTGGGVAGGAGAAGQAGQQQQQQASAGQQQLVVIQATNQESMVQQQQQQQQAAVAAQQQQAAAAAAAQQQHQLQQQQAQQQAVAVQQQQAQQQAQQQAQQQQNQNNQHAMRNLVIANQPVQVQVLEGNTTQVIKYEIIHDTSRQSNVE comes from the exons ATGTGTGCCGCGCAGACAAATGCTCCGACCAGCTTTAATTACGCGTGGGGCTTTCAGGAGAACCAGCGGTCCGACTCGGTGGTGGAGATCAGCCCAAACATTAACTACACTGTCGGCGATGGAACAGGCGCG ATGCCATACTTGCAGCTTCCGGACGGGGCTAGCATTTTGCTGAAGGATGGAAAGGGTGCGATCTCGCACGCCGGCAGCAAAGGCGTCCGTCGCATGATCCTCGTCAACGATGCATCCGCGGCGCTGCCCCAAGGAACGCAACG GATAATTACTACCGGTGGTACTGCGACAGCCGTCACTACCGGCCATGCGAAGAAACACGAAGTTATAA CAAATGGCCAGATTGACACGAAGACGAAGGCGATCCTCACGACGAGCGGGGCCAGTGCGTTCATGTCACCGATCGGACCGATACAGCTGACGGCAGAGGAGTGCAACGATATACTGATGAAGCGGGCGGCCGCTGCAGTTGCTGCCAACAATCAGCATGccatcaccaacaacaacgatGGCCAGCATACCT CGATTTCAGTTCAGGTGCAGAAAGTGATTCAAGGGCTGGAGGAGGGCGACGATTCACAGGCCACCACCTCCAACCACCAGATGAAGATTGAACCGACGCTAAGCATTTCGCCAAAGCTGGAAGCGGTAGAAATGGATTAT AACGAGTACGTCCAGCAGGAAGCAACCACCCCGACACCGAACGTGGTCCCGAAGGAGCGTCCGTACTCGTGCGAACAGTGCGGAAAATCGTTCCTGCTGAAGCATCATCTGACCACCCATGCCAGGGTGCACACCG GTGAACGGCCGCACGTATGCGTCCACTGTGGCAAAGACTTTGCCCACAAGCACTGTCTGAACAcgcatctgctgctgcactcGACCGAGCGCCCGTACCAGTGTCAGGAGTGCAAGAAGAGCTTCACCCTGAAGCACCATCTGCTCACACACTCGCGGGTACACTCGCGCGAACGGCCGTTCGTGTGCGATCAGTGCGGTCGATCGTTCCCGCTGAAGCGCCATCTGGTGACGCACAGCAAGTTCCACGCGGGCGAGCGCCCGTACGTGTGTGCAGACTGTGGGGAAAGCTTTGCCCAGGACGAACATCTGGTAATGCACTCCCGGTTCCATGGTTCGGTGAATCCGTTCCACTGCCGCGATTGTGGTGCTACGTTCCCGCGCAAGTTCCAGCTGGTGAACCACGGCAAGATACACGGCCGTGTACCGCACTCGTGCACGCTCTGTGGCAAAGAGTTCCTGCAGAAGCGCACCCTAGCGGCACACATGAG AATCCATACCGGCGATCAGCCATTCCCTTGCATTGCTTGCGGCGAAGGGTTCCGCACGAAGTCGGAGCTGAACGCGCACAACCGTCACACGCACAGTGGTGTCAACCCGAACGCGtccaacaccaccatcatcacgacCAACTCGGTTGTGACGTCGAAcgctcagcagcaacaggcaCAGGCAcaggcacagcagcagcaacagcagcaccagcagcagcacatcgaGGTGAAACAGATCCAGCACTATCAgggtcaacagcagcaggtgcAGGATGTGTCGAACGGGAACATCATCACGACGATTGCTGCTACCGGTCAAGGGTCGCCCGAAACATCGGCAAAGCCACAGTACGCTTGCCGCGAGTGTGGCAGCGCGTTCAACAGTCGGGAAGCGTTGGCACTGCATTTGCGTCTGCATACCGGCGACAAGAGTCTCATGACCGATCTGTGCGCACTGACCGCGGCAATACCGGGCCACTTGTTCCCGGCCGTCAATCAAG TACAAATAATTACCTCCTCGGGTCAGGTggtgcagcagctgcaacCTCAAAGCCCTccccagcagcaccagcagcaactgcaacaacaGGCACAGGTGGTGCAACAACATCAGACCCAAACCGTggtacagcagcaacaaacccagcagcaacagcttcagcaccagcagcagcagcaacaacagcagcagcagcaacagcaacaacaacagcaacaccagcaacagcagcaacaaaccgTTGTCGTGGCACAGAACAAACCCAAATCCCACTACTGCACCCACTGCGGCAAGGGATTCGCGGCCAAGCACGGGCTAATGTTGCACAACCGTCGTCACCCGAACGGGGGCTGTACCGTACGGACGCACGTGTGCGAGTGCGGTAAGGCCTTCTTCCAGAAGAACCACCTGATGCTGCACCAGCGTCAGCATCTGGAGCAGAATCAACGCACCGGCGGTGGGGTCGCGGGTGGTGCGGGTGCCGCCGGTCAGGctggtcagcagcagcagcagcaagcgtccgccggtcagcagcagctggttGTG ATTCAAGCCACCAACCAGGAATCGAtggtgcagcaacagcagcagcagcaacaggcaGCCGTTGCCgctcagcaacagcaagcggCGGCTGCAGCCGCTgcccagcaacagcatcagctgcaacaacagcaggcCCAGCAGCAAGCGGTAgcggtacagcagcagcaggctcaGCAGCAGGCACAACAGcaagcacagcagcagcagaaccagAACAATCAGCATGCGATGCGCAATCTGGTGATTGCGAACCAGCCCGTGCAG GTGCAGGTCCTGGAAGGTAACACGACCCAGGTAATCAAGTACGAGATCATTCACGACACGTCACGCCAGTCGAACGTTGAGTGA